The Psilocybe cubensis strain MGC-MH-2018 chromosome 7, whole genome shotgun sequence genome has a window encoding:
- a CDS encoding SAGA complex subunit spt20, protein MVGYNRTRAAEHLLEKTESSPPSFTVHLHTECWILNNGSKFLYNNQIASLLDDIRAHRIPVDYLELFDSARVPFYEGCMIVELLDYRPQGTQEPALKVPQKTRVVLHPNPETQWADLCLLNQRHGNKWTDQDALEVEAKLLLSTSEPLCLDPDPHLTRIVNHILRVSTPSTPIPLKRKLATAEPEEDGPEKVKRERLLTFMAPRENKSHTPSYRMLDYFQNHKSNPNQGALPIAAGNQFLLNSQSQSSPTAAPTPASQADSPANITEGKGHKKQKINNTPAAPYGVAFAPANGSHTPVPPQPTHQFVNQHPPNLSSPGIQPQVYPNVQASTEAAQRSATPAQPQPNQAQIQQQPQQQQQYMHYQQPQQQPPQIQQQPSQQPHVTQSQSQPQQSPIQHLQQRPPSQPRQTHPQPQQQHVQQISQQHQVAQQQPQVPRFTQSPKPQQNAMSPPRTQPTPQPYPSGATQFQPHIPNAHFLQQPPNPRQPPKTHINNGTPTQQQLVGSSQQNSGQLYVQQLQQSQQQLQQQQQQQQQQSAQALMQQQQRASVAISNTQKNGGRATPQIPMQINQGQAQQQPHPRPPSVAATPSPARGSPLVLPQQLSAGPSSRMSPMIAKAQLAQQGQPQQPQGSQQHHLASQSVLMQSARPTGTPQLNAAQIRAMNHGSPQQSHMPPPNNIPATANGTPIMATASPRMNGRPLTPAMGADGKPQMGQMMMSGQTPIIRRPTPLQQQAAQQQQMQGIAAGSPTMQQAAQLHQGLTPAQVQATHAAQAARAQVHVQAQAQAQAQAQAQAQAQAQAQSQALAQQQVHIQPANHQQPHLQVSPQGLNNSVQMNAQMNQQLNQQALNNNVQMNPQMNQQMAAQYALYNNYQNFNQMNPYWRQAGGMNTVQNLTPQQQQQAFQIQMQQLQGGASGSQGMMINGQNTQLTQQHLSMMANQKAMHAQRMNLTMGAGPGAVHQQAMAGKVTPQQMAHLAQVAQFQAQQAQLAAKGKMGTGQVAKKGPATAKKGPPR, encoded by the exons ATGGTAGGCTACAACAGGACACGCGCTGCTGAGCACTTGCTCGAGAAGACAGAGTCCTCTCCACCGTCTTTCACCGTGCATCTTCATACAGAGTGCTGGATTTTAAACAATGGGTCCAAGTTTCTGTATAATAACCAAATCGCT TCTCTTCTTGACGATATACGTGCTCACCGTATACCAGTGGATTACTTAGAATTATTTGACTCTGCCCGGGTACCCTTTTATGAAG GATGTATGATCGTAGAACTTTTGGATTATCGACCACAGGGCACACAAGAACCCGCCTTGAAAGTTCCCCAGAAAACGCGTGTTGTCCTTCATCCTAATCCCGAAACTCAATGGGCCGATCTCTGTTTGCTGAACCAACGACACGGCAACAAATGGACCGACCAAGATGCACTGGAAGTTGAGGCAAAGCTTCTG CTTTCGACTTCAGAACCCTTGTGCCTTGACCCCGATCCACATTTGACCCGCATCGTTAACCATATTTTGAGAGTGTCGACCCCCAGCACGCCTATTCCGCTCAAGCGCAAACTTGCCACTGCAGAACCAGAAGAAGATGGACCAGAGAAGGTCAAGCGGGAACGCCTTCTTACCTTCATGGCACCTCGGGAAAACAAGTCACATACTCCAAG TTACCGTATGTTGGATTACTTCCAGAATCACAAGAGCAATCCGAACCAGGGTGCACTACCCATTGCTGCTGGGAATCAATTTCTACTAAATTCTCAGTCACAATCATCACCCACTGCGGCACCAACACCTGCCTCTCAGGCGGACTCGCCAGCGAATATAACAGAAGGAAAGGGTCACAAGAAACAGAAGATAAACAACACCCCCGCAGCCCCCTATGGAGTTGCTTTTGCACCAGCGAATGGCTCGCATACCCCAGTTCCACCCCAACCTACGCATCAATTCGTAAACCAGCACCCTCCGAATCTGTCAAGTCCTGGTATTCAGCCACAAGTATACCCAAATGTCCAGGCGTCCACTGAGGCTGCCCAGCGGTCTGCCACTCCCGCTCAGCCGCAACCCAATCAAGCACAAATCCAGCAACAAcctcagcagcaacagcagtaTATGCACTACCAACAGCCGCAACAACAACCTCCGCAGATTCAGCAACAACCATCTCAACAGCCGCATGTAACACAATCCCAGTCACAACCTCAACAATCTCCAATTCAACATCTACAACAGCGACCGCCGTCCCAACCCCGTCAGACTCACCCACAACCTCAGCAACAGCATGTACAACAAATTTCGCAACAACATCAAGTGGCTCAGCAACAACCGCAAGTCCCGCGCTTTACACAATCACCCAAACCTCAGCAAAACGCGATGAGCCCTCCGCGTACTCAACCAACACCGCAACCCTATCCCTCCGGTGCTACCCAATTCCAACCCCATATACCCAATGCACATTTCCTCCAGCAGCCTCCAAACCCGCGTCAGCCCCCGAAGACGCACATCAACAATGGAACTCCCACTCAACAACAGCTTGTTGGGTCGTCGCAGCAAAATAGCGGACAGTTGTATGTTCAACAACTTCAACAGtcacaacaacaacttcaacagcagcagcaacagcaacagcaacaaagCGCTCAAGCTCTcatgcagcagcagcaacggGCGAGTGTGGCCATTTCCAATACCCAGAAAAATGGGGGGCGTGCTACACCCCAAATTCCAATGCAGATAAATCAGGGGCAAGCTCAGCAGCAACCGCATCCACGGCCCCCAAGCGTGGCCGCTACTCCTTCGCCCGCGCGCGGAAGTCCATTAGTGCTTCCACAACAGTTATCTGCAGGCCCATCCAGTCGTATGTCGCCTATGATTGCAAAGGCACAATTAGCGCAGCAAGGTCAGCCACAGCAACCTCAGGGATCACAGCAGCACCATTTGGCATCCCAGAGCGTGTTGATGCAATCTGCCCGGCCTACGGGCACACCTCAGCTTAATGCAGCTCAGATACGCGCTATGAACCATGGATCTCCGCAGCAGAGCCACATGCCCCCGCCCAATAACATTCCGGCTACTGCCAACGGGACGCCAATCATGGCTACCGCTTCGCCTCGCATGAACGGCCGACCTCTAACGCCAGCCATGGGTGCAGATGGGAAGCCACAGATGGGGCAGATGATGATGTCAGGCCAAACGCCAATTATACGGCGACCGACGCCTTTGCAACAACAGGctgctcagcagcagcaaatgcAAGGGATTGCCGCGGGATCGCCCACGATGCAACAAGCCGCTCAACTTCACCAGGGACTCACCCCAGCGCAGGTTCAAGCGACACATGCTGCCCAAGCTGCTAGAGCACAGGTTCATGTTCAGGCGCAAGCGCAGGCTCAGGCACaagctcaggctcaggcgCAGGCTCAGGCGCAAGCACAATCTCAAGCTCTGGCGCAACAACAGGTCCATATACAGCCTGCGAATCATCAACAACCACATCTCCAGGTCTCACCTCAAGGGCTTAACAATTCCGTGCAGATGAATGCGCAGATGAACCAACAGCTGAATCAGCAAGCACTCAACAACAATGTACAAATGAACCCACAAATGAATCAGCAAATGGCGGCGCAATACGCACTGTATAACAATTATCAGAACTTCAATCAGATGAACCCGTACTGGCGTCAAGCAGGAGGGATGAACACAGTTCAAAACCTTACGcctcagcagcaacagcaagcATTTCAAATTCAGATGCAGCAGCTCCAGGGTGGAGCGAGCGGTAGTCAAGGGATGATGATAAACGGCCAGAATACACAACTGACTCAACAACATTTATCGATGATGGCTAATCAGAAGGCCATGCATGCACAAAGGATGAACTTAACTATGGGTGCTGGTCCCGGTGCTGTGCACCAACAAGCAATGGCGGGCAAGGTAACCCCGCAGCAAATGGCTCATCTGGCTCAGGTGGCCCAATTTCAGGCTCAACAAGCTCAATTAGCCGCCAAAGGCAAAATGGGAACGGGCCAGGTTGCAAAGAAAGGACCCGCGACGGCGAAGAAAGGACCTCCACGGTGA